The Sylvia atricapilla isolate bSylAtr1 chromosome 3, bSylAtr1.pri, whole genome shotgun sequence genome has a window encoding:
- the BMP2 gene encoding bone morphogenetic protein 2 → MVAVTRSLLALLLCQALLGGAAGLMPEVGRRRFSEPGRAASAAQRPEDLLSEFELRLLHMFGLKRRPSPGKDVVIPPYMLDLYRLHAGQQLGQPAALGFPLERAASRANTVRSFHHEEVLEELPETSGKTARRFFFNLTSIPSEESVTSAELQIFRKQVHGAFENNSSYHHRINIYEIIKPATATSKDPVTRLLDTRLVHHNASKWESFDVTPAVLRWIAHGQPNHGFVVEVVHLDKENSASKRHVRISRSLHQDEDSWSQLRPLLVTFGHDGKGHPLHKREKRQAKHKQRKRHKYSCKRHPLYVDFNDVGWNDWIVAPPGYSAFYCHGECPFPLADHLNSTNHAIVQTLVNSVNSKIPKACCVPTELSAISMLYLDENEKVVLKNYQDMVVEGCGCR, encoded by the exons ATGGTTGCCGTGACCCGCTCGCTGCTGgcgctgctgctctgccaggcgCTGCtgggcggcgcggccgggctCATGCCGGAGGTGGGTCGGCGGCGCTTCAGCGAGCCGGGCCGCGCCGCCTCGGCCGCGCAGCGCCCCGAGGACCTGCTCAGCGAGTTCGAGCTGCGCCTGCTCCACATGTTCGGGCTGAAGCGGCGGCCCAGCCCCGGCAAGGACGTCGTCATCCCGCCCTACATGCTGGACCTCTACCGCCTGCACgcggggcagcagctggggcagccgGCGGCGCTGGGCTTCCCGCTGGAGCGGGCGGCCAGCCGCGCCAACACCGTCCGCAGCTTCCACCACGAAG AAGTTTTGGAAGAACTGCCAGAAACAAGTGGGAAAACAGCACGGCGTTTCTTCTTTAATTTAACTTCCATCCCTAGCGAGGAGTCTGTCACCTCAGCTGAACTCCAGATTTTTCGGAAACAGGTGCACGGAGCCTTTGAGAACAACAGCAGCTACCATCACCGtattaatatttatgaaattataAAGCCAGCCACAGCCACCTCTAAGGACCCTGTCACAAGACTTTTGGACACCAGGTTGGTGCATCATAATGCAAGTAAATGGGAAAGTTTTGATGTAACGCCAGCTGTTTTGAGGTGGATTGCACATGGACAACCTAATCATGGGTTTGTGGTAGAGGTGGTTCACTTGGACAAAGAGAACAGTGCCTCCAAGAGGCACGTTAGGATTAGCAGGTCTTTACATCAGGATGAAGATAGCTGGTCTCAGCTGAGGCCGTTGTTAGTGACGTTTGGGCATGATGGCAAGGGACACCCGCTCCATAAAAGAGAAAAGCGTCAAGCGAAACACAAACAGCGTAAACGCCACAAATACAGTTGCAAAAGGCATCCGTTGTATGTGGACTTCAATGATGTGGGGTGGAATGACTGGATTGTTGCCCCACCAGGGTATAGTGCCTTTTACTGCCACGGGGAATGTCCTTTTCCACTGGCAGATCATCTAAACTCAACAAACCATGCCATTGTTCAGACTTTGGTCAATTCGGTGAATTCCAAAATCCCCAAGGCTTGCTGTGTGCCGACAGAACTGAGTGCTATTTCCATGCTCTACCTTGATGAGAATGAAAAAGTTGTATTAAAGAACTATCAAGATATGGTTGTGGAGGGTTGTGGGTGCCGCTGA